The following proteins come from a genomic window of Microbacterium lemovicicum:
- a CDS encoding NAD(P)/FAD-dependent oxidoreductase, whose product MTVPTAYGHDLRTPRAIVDAALSDAAPRPFWLDDPSRPAPRPALRGDRETDLVVVGGGYCGLWTALIAKERDPQRRVILLEGQRIAWSASGRNGGFVEPSLTHGPENGELHFADEIAEITALETENFEALDATLTRYGIDAEWEETGILTVATEPHQLGWLEEAAAADSGHGHAEYLTGDALATKASSPLFRAGLFAASGAAYVHPAKLAWGLAEAAEGLGVEIHEHSPAIGLKTTAEGVVITTPDGEVRAARVALATNVFPSLLPSRRLFTVPVYDYVLMTEPLSAEQLESIGWTGRYGITDSSREFHYYRKTADDRILFGGYDAVYHRGGRVRRSQDQRPETFRRLADHFLLTFPQLSGIRFTHAWGGAIDMSTQLVAFHGVAKGGRVAYSAGYTGLGVAATRFGAETMLDLLAGADTPRTRLKMARRLPVPIPPEPFAYPLIQTMRHAVAASDANGGKDGPLLKLAGLFGVGFDS is encoded by the coding sequence ATGACCGTCCCCACCGCCTACGGCCACGACCTGCGCACCCCGCGGGCGATCGTGGATGCTGCGCTGTCGGATGCCGCCCCCCGGCCCTTCTGGCTCGACGACCCCTCTCGGCCCGCGCCCCGGCCGGCGCTGCGCGGCGATCGCGAGACCGATCTGGTCGTGGTCGGCGGCGGCTACTGCGGTCTGTGGACCGCACTGATCGCCAAGGAGCGCGACCCGCAGCGCCGGGTCATCCTTCTGGAGGGCCAGCGCATCGCGTGGTCGGCGAGCGGTCGCAACGGCGGGTTCGTGGAGCCGAGCCTCACCCACGGCCCCGAGAACGGCGAACTGCACTTCGCCGACGAGATCGCCGAGATCACCGCGCTCGAGACCGAGAACTTCGAGGCGCTCGATGCGACGCTCACCCGCTACGGCATCGACGCGGAATGGGAGGAGACCGGCATCCTGACCGTCGCCACCGAGCCGCACCAGCTCGGCTGGCTGGAAGAGGCGGCCGCGGCCGACTCCGGCCACGGGCACGCGGAGTACCTCACCGGTGATGCGCTCGCGACGAAGGCGTCGTCGCCGCTGTTCCGCGCGGGGCTCTTCGCCGCCTCCGGAGCCGCGTACGTCCACCCCGCCAAACTCGCCTGGGGTCTGGCCGAGGCGGCGGAGGGTCTGGGCGTGGAGATCCATGAGCACTCGCCCGCGATCGGTCTGAAGACGACCGCCGAGGGCGTCGTCATCACGACCCCGGACGGCGAGGTCCGCGCGGCACGGGTCGCCCTCGCGACGAACGTGTTCCCGTCGCTGCTGCCCTCGCGTCGCCTGTTCACGGTGCCCGTCTACGACTACGTGCTCATGACCGAGCCGCTGAGCGCCGAGCAGCTGGAGAGCATCGGATGGACCGGCCGCTACGGCATCACCGACTCCTCGCGCGAGTTCCACTACTACCGCAAGACCGCCGATGACCGGATCCTGTTCGGCGGCTACGACGCCGTGTACCACCGGGGAGGCCGGGTGCGCCGCTCACAGGACCAGCGTCCCGAGACGTTCCGCCGCCTCGCGGACCACTTCCTCCTCACCTTCCCGCAGCTGAGCGGCATCCGGTTCACGCACGCCTGGGGCGGCGCGATCGACATGTCGACGCAGCTGGTCGCGTTCCACGGCGTGGCGAAGGGCGGGAGGGTCGCGTACAGCGCCGGGTACACCGGCCTCGGGGTCGCCGCCACGCGCTTCGGCGCGGAGACCATGCTCGACCTCCTCGCCGGCGCCGACACCCCGCGCACCCGCCTCAAGATGGCGCGACGCCTGCCCGTCCCCATCCCGCCGGAGCCGTTCGCCTACCCGCTCATCCAGACCATGCGGCACGCGGTCGCGGCGTCCGACGCGAACGGCGGCAAGGACGGCCCCCTGCTCAAGCTCGCCGGTCTGTTCGGCGTCGGCTTCGACTCCTGA
- a CDS encoding cupin domain-containing protein, whose product MSDLEPFAPIDALTAALAYDVVPAAQVVDGGPRTGLLELATVAGAEVGIWELTAGTARDIESDEVFVVIDGRGTLTLETDGGEQHIELSPGVVCRLTAGMTTRWVVPDRLRKVYILGAPGDAPS is encoded by the coding sequence ATGAGCGACCTCGAGCCGTTCGCGCCCATCGATGCGCTCACGGCCGCCCTCGCCTACGACGTCGTGCCCGCGGCCCAGGTCGTCGATGGCGGCCCGCGGACCGGCCTCCTGGAGCTGGCGACGGTGGCCGGTGCGGAGGTCGGCATCTGGGAGCTGACGGCGGGCACCGCGCGCGACATCGAGTCCGACGAGGTGTTCGTCGTGATCGACGGACGGGGAACGCTCACGCTCGAGACGGACGGTGGGGAGCAGCACATCGAGCTCTCCCCCGGTGTCGTGTGCCGGCTGACGGCCGGCATGACGACGCGGTGGGTCGTGCCCGACCGCCTCCGCAAGGTCTACATCCTCGGTGCCCCGGGCGATGCGCCGTCATGA
- a CDS encoding MFS transporter: protein MRLGTGDRLRAAAGAFASNGRNPNLRRAQLGFLGAWTAEWAFTVALGIVAYNAGGALALGLVGLLRMVPSAILAPLLSPFADRGRRERVLVVVSLLRGLATAVAAVVVALSGPVFVVYALAVLSTIAATLFRPAHSALLPTLCRTGHELASANVVRGFLDSVATLVGPLLAAVLLAFTDVSVVFAVAAAASFWAALLLSRVRYEAPARSAAARPQLVREAVEGIRAVAGDRDLALILLLAAAQSITRGALTVFSVVVAIELLAMGEAGAGTLMAAVGVGAVIGSLSASLLVGTGRLGAWFAVGVALWGLPIALMGVFPQQAAALLLLSLVGVGNALIDLAGFTLIGRLAPDAVMARVFGVLESLVAVSIGVGSVLASALIAWIGLAPALIAVGLLCPVLATAAWWRLRRLDSTVDAIDADVDLLQRVPMFRPLPLPSIEQLARGLEPVEVPAGRKVFAQGDIGDRYYVIESGQADVVGDGRVVARLGAGDGFGEIALLRRTPRTAGVVAHTDLILRALEPETFGAVVMGYAPSARAAQDGVDGQLGRFSPPGVPAHTPPDSTA from the coding sequence ATGCGTCTGGGGACCGGCGACCGTCTGCGCGCAGCCGCGGGCGCGTTCGCGAGCAATGGGCGCAACCCGAACCTGCGGCGGGCACAGCTCGGCTTCCTCGGAGCCTGGACCGCGGAATGGGCCTTCACGGTCGCGCTCGGCATCGTCGCCTACAACGCCGGCGGCGCTCTCGCGCTCGGCCTGGTGGGCCTGCTGCGGATGGTTCCCTCCGCCATCCTCGCCCCGCTTCTCTCGCCCTTCGCCGATCGAGGAAGACGGGAACGGGTGCTCGTCGTCGTCTCACTGCTTCGAGGGCTGGCCACCGCGGTGGCCGCCGTGGTGGTGGCCCTTTCGGGCCCGGTGTTCGTCGTCTATGCACTCGCCGTGCTCTCCACGATCGCGGCGACCCTCTTCCGGCCCGCGCATTCGGCGCTGCTGCCGACACTGTGCCGCACCGGCCACGAGCTCGCCAGCGCGAACGTCGTCCGCGGCTTCCTGGACTCGGTCGCGACGCTGGTCGGGCCGCTGCTGGCGGCGGTGCTGCTCGCCTTCACGGATGTCTCCGTCGTCTTCGCCGTCGCGGCAGCCGCGTCGTTCTGGGCGGCGCTGCTGCTGTCCCGGGTCCGCTACGAGGCACCGGCGCGCTCCGCCGCCGCTCGACCGCAGCTGGTGAGGGAGGCCGTCGAGGGCATCCGTGCCGTCGCGGGCGACCGCGACCTCGCGCTCATCCTGCTGCTGGCCGCCGCGCAGTCGATCACCCGCGGGGCCCTCACGGTGTTCTCGGTGGTCGTCGCGATCGAGCTGCTGGCCATGGGGGAAGCCGGAGCGGGCACGCTGATGGCGGCCGTCGGCGTCGGCGCGGTCATCGGGTCGCTGTCGGCATCCCTGCTGGTCGGCACCGGGCGCCTCGGAGCGTGGTTCGCCGTCGGCGTCGCCCTGTGGGGCCTGCCGATCGCCCTGATGGGCGTGTTCCCTCAGCAGGCCGCGGCGCTGCTGCTCCTGTCGTTGGTCGGCGTGGGCAACGCCTTGATCGATCTCGCCGGGTTCACCCTCATCGGCCGCCTGGCGCCCGACGCGGTGATGGCCCGTGTCTTCGGCGTGCTGGAGAGCCTGGTCGCCGTATCGATCGGCGTCGGATCGGTTCTGGCATCGGCGCTGATCGCCTGGATCGGTCTCGCACCGGCGCTGATCGCGGTCGGGCTCCTCTGTCCGGTGCTCGCGACCGCCGCGTGGTGGCGGCTGCGTCGGCTCGACAGCACGGTCGACGCGATCGATGCCGACGTGGACCTGCTGCAGAGGGTGCCGATGTTCCGGCCTCTCCCCCTGCCGTCGATCGAACAGCTCGCGCGAGGGCTCGAGCCCGTCGAGGTGCCCGCCGGCCGGAAGGTCTTCGCCCAGGGCGACATCGGCGATCGCTACTACGTGATCGAATCCGGGCAGGCGGACGTCGTCGGCGACGGGCGCGTGGTCGCTCGGCTCGGCGCGGGTGACGGTTTCGGCGAGATCGCGCTGCTCCGGCGGACGCCCCGCACCGCCGGCGTCGTGGCGCACACCGACCTGATCCTGCGCGCGCTGGAGCCCGAGACGTTCGGCGCTGTCGTCATGGGCTACGCCCCGAGCGCGCGCGCCGCGCAGGACGGCGTCGACGGACAGCTCGGGCGCTTCTCGCCGCCCGGGGTGCCGGCGCACACTCCGCCGGACTCGACCGCATGA
- a CDS encoding aspartate aminotransferase family protein, which translates to MTDSTITAATNAAVIDRDRRSVFHSWSAQGSFGGLPIVGGDGTTVWDADGRSYLDLSSQLVNVNIGHQHPRVVEAIQRQAATLSTIAPAHANETRAHAAELILERAPEGFSKVFFTNGGADANENAIRLARLTTGREKVVSHYRSYHGNTGTAISATGDWRRMPNEYSRGHVHVFGPYLYRTEFWAATPEEEAERALRHLERTIQAEGPDTIAAVLLETIPGTAGVLVPPPGYLPGVRRIADRYGIVLILDEVMAGFARSGEWFAFDAFDVRPDLITFAKGVNSGYVPLGGVVISEEIARAFDDRIFPGGLTYSGHPLAAASAVATIQAMAEDGVVENARRIGGDVLGPRLTAMSAVAPVIGEVRGLGVFWAVELVADRETREAVSPAVVAAAKSALLERGVLGFFADNRLHVVPPAVITDDEAGRGLDAIEEVLVSIDPLA; encoded by the coding sequence ATGACCGATTCCACGATCACCGCCGCGACCAACGCGGCCGTCATCGACCGCGACCGCCGCAGCGTCTTCCACTCCTGGTCGGCGCAGGGCTCCTTCGGCGGTCTGCCGATCGTCGGCGGCGACGGGACGACGGTGTGGGATGCCGACGGTCGGTCCTACCTCGATCTGTCGAGCCAGCTCGTGAACGTGAACATCGGCCACCAGCATCCCCGAGTCGTCGAAGCGATCCAGCGACAGGCGGCGACCTTGTCCACGATCGCTCCGGCGCACGCGAACGAGACCCGCGCCCACGCCGCCGAACTCATCCTCGAACGCGCTCCCGAGGGCTTCTCGAAGGTCTTCTTCACCAACGGCGGCGCCGACGCGAACGAGAACGCCATCCGCCTCGCGCGCCTGACGACCGGTCGCGAGAAGGTCGTGTCGCACTACCGCTCGTACCACGGCAACACGGGCACCGCGATCAGTGCGACGGGCGACTGGCGCCGCATGCCGAACGAGTACTCCCGCGGGCATGTCCATGTGTTCGGGCCCTACCTCTACCGCACCGAGTTCTGGGCGGCGACGCCCGAGGAGGAGGCGGAACGGGCGCTGCGCCATCTGGAGCGCACCATCCAGGCAGAAGGTCCGGACACCATCGCCGCCGTCCTGCTCGAGACCATCCCCGGTACCGCAGGGGTGCTCGTCCCCCCGCCCGGCTACCTCCCGGGCGTCCGCCGGATCGCCGACCGCTACGGCATCGTGCTGATCCTCGACGAGGTGATGGCCGGGTTCGCCCGCTCGGGAGAGTGGTTCGCGTTCGACGCGTTCGACGTCCGGCCCGACCTGATCACCTTCGCGAAGGGCGTGAACTCCGGCTACGTGCCCCTCGGCGGGGTCGTCATCTCCGAGGAGATCGCCCGCGCCTTCGACGACCGGATCTTCCCCGGCGGGCTGACCTACTCCGGCCACCCGCTCGCCGCCGCCAGCGCGGTCGCGACCATCCAAGCCATGGCGGAGGACGGTGTCGTCGAAAACGCCCGCCGCATCGGCGGTGACGTCCTCGGTCCGCGACTGACGGCCATGAGCGCCGTCGCGCCCGTCATCGGGGAGGTCCGGGGGCTCGGGGTCTTCTGGGCTGTGGAGCTGGTGGCCGACCGGGAGACCCGAGAGGCTGTGTCGCCTGCCGTCGTCGCCGCGGCGAAGTCGGCGCTGCTCGAGCGCGGGGTTCTGGGATTCTTCGCCGACAACCGGCTGCACGTCGTGCCACCCGCGGTCATCACGGATGACGAGGCCGGTCGCGGTCTCGACGCGATCGAAGAGGTCCTCGTCTCGATCGACCCCCTCGCATGA
- a CDS encoding GAF and ANTAR domain-containing protein → MALVTLADTLTSDYSLIDLLETLVAKSIELLGTDEGGLLIADPSTSQLRSVVSTHGGPRRLEAEQLATRRGPSITSFEIGEPVSIDDIETDAEQWPDFRDSARREGFRSLHSFPLRLRGTVIGVMNLFGRTPRTFDAQDVAAGQALTDVATISILQQRTLEDSVRLTQQLQHALDSRVVIEQAKGVIAHSEKISLDEAFQVLRSRARNSRRPLGEIAAEVIHRSLNGRRDRS, encoded by the coding sequence GTGGCGCTGGTCACTCTCGCCGACACCCTCACGTCCGACTACAGTCTCATCGACCTGCTCGAGACGCTCGTCGCCAAGAGCATCGAGCTGCTCGGCACCGACGAGGGCGGTCTCCTGATCGCCGACCCGTCCACGTCGCAGCTGCGCTCGGTCGTGTCCACCCACGGGGGACCGCGCCGTCTGGAGGCCGAGCAGCTCGCCACCCGCCGCGGTCCCTCGATCACGAGCTTCGAGATCGGCGAGCCGGTGTCGATCGACGACATCGAGACGGACGCCGAGCAGTGGCCGGACTTCCGCGACAGCGCCCGCAGGGAGGGCTTCCGCTCGCTGCACTCGTTCCCCCTTCGACTGCGCGGCACCGTCATCGGGGTGATGAACCTCTTCGGGCGGACGCCGCGGACCTTCGACGCGCAGGACGTCGCCGCGGGGCAGGCGCTGACCGATGTGGCCACGATCAGCATCCTGCAGCAGCGCACGCTCGAAGACAGTGTCCGGCTCACTCAGCAGCTGCAGCACGCCCTCGACAGCCGCGTCGTCATCGAACAGGCGAAGGGCGTCATCGCCCATTCGGAGAAGATCAGCCTCGACGAGGCGTTCCAGGTCCTCCGGTCGCGTGCCCGGAACAGCAGGCGACCCCTCGGCGAGATCGCGGCGGAGGTCATTCACCGGTCTCTGAACGGGCGCCGGGACCGGAGCTGA